In the genome of Chiroxiphia lanceolata isolate bChiLan1 chromosome 17, bChiLan1.pri, whole genome shotgun sequence, one region contains:
- the TCF15 gene encoding transcription factor 15 isoform X2: MAFTMLRPVAARVLYPDLSILSEDEENRSESDTSDQSFGCCEGAEARRKLPRKPGPMVMVKQRQAANARERDRTQSVNTAFTALRTLIPTEPVDRKLSKIETLRLASSYISHLANVLLLGEGCEDGQPCFSAIYGAKGDLDSKQPRSICTFCLSNQRKGGGRRDLGGNCLKVRGVTPLRVSRR; the protein is encoded by the exons ATGGCCTTCACCATGCTGCGCCCCGTGGCTGCCCGTGTGCTCTACCCCGACCTCAGCATCCTCTCGGAGGACGAGGAGAACCGGAGCGAGAGCGACACGTCGGACCAGTCGTTCGGCTGCTGCGAGGGGGCCGAGGCTCGCCGCAAGCTGCCGCGGAAGCCGGGGCCGATGGTGATGGTGAAGCAGAGGCAGGCGGCCAACGCGCGGGAGAGGGACCGGACCCAGAGCGTCAACACGGCCTTCACCGCCCTGCGGACCCTCATCCCCACCGAGCCAGTGGATCGGAAGCTGTCCAAGATCGAGACCCTCCGCCTGGCCTCCAGCTACATCTCCCACCTGGCCAACGTGCTGCTGCTGGGCGAGGGCTGCGAGGACGGGCAGCCCTGCTTCAGTGCCATCTACGGCGCCAAGGGCGACCTGGACAGCAAACAGCCCCGCAGCATCTGCACCTTCTGCCTCAGCAACCAGCGGAAAGGG ggcGGTCGAAGGGATCTTGGGGGCAACTGCCTGAAGGTGCGAGGGGTCACCCCCCTGCGAGTGTCACGGAGATGA
- the TCF15 gene encoding transcription factor 15 isoform X1 translates to MAFTMLRPVAARVLYPDLSILSEDEENRSESDTSDQSFGCCEGAEARRKLPRKPGPMVMVKQRQAANARERDRTQSVNTAFTALRTLIPTEPVDRKLSKIETLRLASSYISHLANVLLLGEGCEDGQPCFSAIYGAKGDLDSKQPRSICTFCLSNQRKGLSLLSLQGGRRDLGGNCLKVRGVTPLRVSRR, encoded by the exons ATGGCCTTCACCATGCTGCGCCCCGTGGCTGCCCGTGTGCTCTACCCCGACCTCAGCATCCTCTCGGAGGACGAGGAGAACCGGAGCGAGAGCGACACGTCGGACCAGTCGTTCGGCTGCTGCGAGGGGGCCGAGGCTCGCCGCAAGCTGCCGCGGAAGCCGGGGCCGATGGTGATGGTGAAGCAGAGGCAGGCGGCCAACGCGCGGGAGAGGGACCGGACCCAGAGCGTCAACACGGCCTTCACCGCCCTGCGGACCCTCATCCCCACCGAGCCAGTGGATCGGAAGCTGTCCAAGATCGAGACCCTCCGCCTGGCCTCCAGCTACATCTCCCACCTGGCCAACGTGCTGCTGCTGGGCGAGGGCTGCGAGGACGGGCAGCCCTGCTTCAGTGCCATCTACGGCGCCAAGGGCGACCTGGACAGCAAACAGCCCCGCAGCATCTGCACCTTCTGCCTCAGCAACCAGCGGAAAGGG ctctccctcctctctctgcagggcGGTCGAAGGGATCTTGGGGGCAACTGCCTGAAGGTGCGAGGGGTCACCCCCCTGCGAGTGTCACGGAGATGA